A genome region from Physeter macrocephalus isolate SW-GA chromosome 4, ASM283717v5, whole genome shotgun sequence includes the following:
- the PEAR1 gene encoding platelet endothelial aggregation receptor 1 isoform X3, translated as MSPPLWALFLLALGLELAGTLNPKDPNTCSFWESFTTTTKESHSRPFSLLPSEPCDRPWESPHTCPRPTVVYRTVYRQVVKTEHRMRLQCCRGFYESSGACVPLCARECVHGRCMAPNRCQCVQDWRGDDCSSACAPGVWGPQCDKPCNCGNSSSCDPKSGACSCPSGLQPPHCFRPCSPGRYGPACQFSCQCHGAPCDPQTGACLCPPERTGPSCDVSCSQDNVGFSCPSTPPCQNGGVFQASRGSCSCPPGWMGTICSLPCPEGSYGPNCSRECRCHNGGLCDRFTGQCRCAPGYTGERCREECPVGRFGQDCAETCDCATGARCFPANGACLCEHGFTGDRCAERLCPDGLYGLSCQMPCTCDPEHSLNCHPMSGECSCLPGWAGLHCNESCPQDTHGPGCQEHCLCLHGGVCQPDSGLCRCAPGYTGPHCASLCPPDTYGVNCSARCSCENAIACSPIDGACVCKEGWQHGNCSVPCPPGTWGFGCNASCQCAHEAACSPQTGACTCTPGWHGTHCQLPCLKGHFGEGCASRCDCDHSDGCDPVHGHCQCQAGWTGTRCQLPCPEGFWGANCSNTCTCKNGGTCTPENGNCVCAPGFRGPSCQRPCQPGRYGKRCVPCKCANHSSCHPSNGTCYCMAGWTGPDCSQPCPLGHWGANCAQLCQCRHGGTCHPQHGSCFCPPGRTGRLCLEGCSPGVFGANCSQPCQCGPGERCHPETGACVCPPGHSGAPCRIGSQEPFTMMPTSPVAYNSLGAVIGIAVLGSLVVALVALFIGYRHWQKGKEHQHLAVAYSSGRLDGSEYVMPGSSRLDRSYSCSYSNRNGPGPFYSKGPISEEGLGASVASLSSENPYATIRDLPSLLGSPRESSYMEMKGPPSGSPPRQPPQLRDSQRRRRHPQPERDSGTYEQPSPLTHDQDSVGSQPPLPPGLPPGHYDSPKNSHIPGHYDLPPVRHPPSPPLRRQDR; from the exons ATGTCACCACCTCTGTGGGCCCTCTTTCTcctggccctgggcctggagCTGGCTGGAACCCTCAACCCCAAGGACCCCAACACCTGCAGCTTCTGGGAAAG CTTCACCACCACAACCAAGGAGTCGCACTCCCGCCCCTTCAGCCTGCTCCCCTCGGAGCCCTGTGACCGGCCCTGGGAGAGCCCGCACACCTGCCCCCGGCCCAC GGTTGTCTACCGGACCGTGTACCGCCAGGTGGTGAAGACAGAGCACCGAATGCGCCTGCAGTGCTGCCGGGGCTTCTATGAGAGCAGTGGAGCCTGTGTCC CGCTTTGTGCTCGGGAGTGTGTTCATGGCCGCTGCATGGCACCCAATCGGTGCCAATGTGTACAAGACTGGCGGGGCGACGACTGCTCCAGTG cTTGTGCCCCGGGAGTTTGGGGGCCACAGTGTGACAAGCCCTGCAACTGCGGCAACAGCAGCTCCTGTGACCCCAAGAGTGGGGCATGTTCCTGTCCCTCTGGGCTGCAGCCTCCACACTGCTTTCGGCCCTGCTCCCCTGGCCGCTATGGCCCTGCCTGTCAGTTCAGCTGCCAGTGCCATGGGGCACCTTGTGACCCCCAGACCGGAGCCTGCCTCTGCCCCCCAGAGAGAACTGGGCCCAG CTGCGACGTGTCCTGTTCACAGGACAATGTTGGCTTCTCCTGCCCCAGCACCCCTCCTTGCCAAAACGGGGGTGTCTTCCAGGCCTCTCGGGGCTCCTGCAGCTGCCCACCTGGCTGGATG GGCAccatctgttccctgccctgccccgAGGGCTCCTATGGACCCAACTGCTCCCGGGAATGTCGCTGTCACAACGGAGGCCTCTGCGACCGGTTCACCGGGCAGTGTCGCTGCGCTCCGGGATACACAGGGGAACG GTGCCGTGAGGAGTGCCCCGTGGGCCGCTTCGGGCAGGACTGTGCTGAGACTTGCGACTGCGCCACGGGCGCCCGCTGCTTCCCGGCCAACGGCGCGTGTCTGTGCGAACACGGCTTCACTGGGGACCGCTGCGCCGAACGTCTCTGCCCCGACGGCCTCTACGGCCTCAGCTGCCAGATGCCCTGCACCTGCGACCCGGAACACAGTCTCAA CTGCCACCCGATGAGCGGGGAGTGCTCTTGCCTGCCGGGCTGGGCGGGCCTCCACTGCAACGAGAGCTGCCCGCAGGACACGCACGGGCCTGGCTGCCAGGAGCACTGCCTCTGCCTGCACGGCGGCGTCTGCCAGCCCGACAGCGGCCTCTGCCGGTGCGCGCCCGGCTACACG GGCCCGCATTGCGCTAGCCTCTGTCCCCCTGACACCTATGGAGTCAACTGCTCCGCACGCTGCTCCTGCGAAAATGCCATCGCCTGCTCGCCCATCGACGGCGCCTGCGTCTGCAAGGAAG GTTGGCAGCATGGTAACTGCTCTGTGCCCTGCCCGCCTGGAACCTGGGGCTTCGGTTGCAATGCCAGCTGCCAGTGTGCCCACGAGGCAGCCTGCAGCCCCCAAACTGGAGCCTGTACCTGTACCCCTGGGTGGCACGGGACCCACTGCCAGCTCCCCTGCCTG AAGGGGCATTTTGGTGAAGGCTGTGCCAGTCGCTGTGACTGTGACCATTCTGATGGCTGCGACCCTGTTCACGGACACTGCCAGTGCCAGGCTGGCTGGACAG GTACCCGCTGCCAGCTGCCCTGCCCTGAGGGCTTCTGGGGAGCCAACTGTAGCAACACCTGCACCTGCAAGAATGGGGGCACCTGCACCCCTGAGAATGGCaattgtgtgtgtgcacctggATTCCGAGGCCCCTCCTGCCAGAGAC CCTGTCAGCCCGGCCGCTACGGCAAACGCTGCGTGCCCTGCAAGTGTGCTAACCACTCCTCCTGCCACCCTTCGAATGGGACCTGCTACTGCATGGCTGGCTGGACAGGCCCTGACTGCTCCCAAC CGTGCCCTCTAGGACACTGGGGGGCCAACTGTGCCCAGCTCTGCCAGTGTCGCCATGGCGGGACCTGCCACCCCCAGCACGGGAGTTGTTTCTGCCCCCCAGGCCGGACTGGACGTCTCTGCTTGGAAG GCTGCTCTCCAGGGGTGTTCGGCGCCAATTGTTCCCAACCATGCCAGTGTGGTCCCGGAGAGAGGTGCCACCCAGAGACTGGGGCCTGTGTGTGTCCCCCAGGGCACAGTGGTGCCCCCTGCAGGATTG GAAGCCAGGAGCCATTCACGATGATGCCTACCTCTCCAGTGGCCTATAACTCACTCGGGGCAGTGATTGGCATTGCAGTGCTGGGATCCCTGGTGGTGGCCCTGGTGGCGCTGTTCATTGGCTACCGCCATTGGCAAAAAGGCAAGGAGCACCAGCACCTGGCAGTGGCCTACAGCAGCGGGCGACTGGACGGCTCTGAGTACGTCATGCCAG GTAGCAGCCGCCTGGACCGAAGCTACAGCTGTAGCTACAGCAACAGGAATGGCCCAGGCCCCTTCTACAGTAAag GGCCCATCTCTgaagaggggctgggggccagcgTGGCTTCCCTGAGCAGTGAGAACCCCTACGCCACCATCCGGGACCTGCCCAGCCTCCTAGGGAGCCCCCGGGAGAGCAGCTACATGGAGATGAAAGGCCCTCCCTCAGGGTCTCCCCCCAGGCAGCCGCCTCAGCTCCGGGACAGCCAGAGGCGGCGGCGACACCCCCAGCCAGAGAGAGACAGTGGCACCTATGAGCAGCCCAGCCCCCTGACCCATG aCCAAGACTCTGTGGGTTCCCAGCCCCCTCTGCCTCCGGGCCTGCCTCCTGGCCACTATGACTCACCCAAGAACAGCCACATCCCTGGACACTATGACTTGCCTCCAGTACGGCATCCCCCGTCACCCCCACTTCGACGCCAGGACCGTTGA
- the PEAR1 gene encoding platelet endothelial aggregation receptor 1 isoform X1, with the protein MSPPLWALFLLALGLELAGTLNPKDPNTCSFWESFTTTTKESHSRPFSLLPSEPCDRPWESPHTCPRPTVVYRTVYRQVVKTEHRMRLQCCRGFYESSGACVPLCARECVHGRCMAPNRCQCVQDWRGDDCSSACAPGVWGPQCDKPCNCGNSSSCDPKSGACSCPSGLQPPHCFRPCSPGRYGPACQFSCQCHGAPCDPQTGACLCPPERTGPSCDVSCSQDNVGFSCPSTPPCQNGGVFQASRGSCSCPPGWMGTICSLPCPEGSYGPNCSRECRCHNGGLCDRFTGQCRCAPGYTGERCREECPVGRFGQDCAETCDCATGARCFPANGACLCEHGFTGDRCAERLCPDGLYGLSCQMPCTCDPEHSLNCHPMSGECSCLPGWAGLHCNESCPQDTHGPGCQEHCLCLHGGVCQPDSGLCRCAPGYTGPHCASLCPPDTYGVNCSARCSCENAIACSPIDGACVCKEGWQHGNCSVPCPPGTWGFGCNASCQCAHEAACSPQTGACTCTPGWHGTHCQLPCLKGHFGEGCASRCDCDHSDGCDPVHGHCQCQAGWTGTRCQLPCPEGFWGANCSNTCTCKNGGTCTPENGNCVCAPGFRGPSCQRPCQPGRYGKRCVPCKCANHSSCHPSNGTCYCMAGWTGPDCSQPCPLGHWGANCAQLCQCRHGGTCHPQHGSCFCPPGRTGRLCLEGCSPGVFGANCSQPCQCGPGERCHPETGACVCPPGHSGAPCRIGSQEPFTMMPTSPVAYNSLGAVIGIAVLGSLVVALVALFIGYRHWQKGKEHQHLAVAYSSGRLDGSEYVMPDVPPSYSHYYSNPSYHTLSQCSPNPPPPNKVPGSQLFASLQAPERPGGAHGHDNHATLPADWKHRREPPPGPLDRGSSRLDRSYSCSYSNRNGPGPFYSKGPISEEGLGASVASLSSENPYATIRDLPSLLGSPRESSYMEMKGPPSGSPPRQPPQLRDSQRRRRHPQPERDSGTYEQPSPLTHDQDSVGSQPPLPPGLPPGHYDSPKNSHIPGHYDLPPVRHPPSPPLRRQDR; encoded by the exons ATGTCACCACCTCTGTGGGCCCTCTTTCTcctggccctgggcctggagCTGGCTGGAACCCTCAACCCCAAGGACCCCAACACCTGCAGCTTCTGGGAAAG CTTCACCACCACAACCAAGGAGTCGCACTCCCGCCCCTTCAGCCTGCTCCCCTCGGAGCCCTGTGACCGGCCCTGGGAGAGCCCGCACACCTGCCCCCGGCCCAC GGTTGTCTACCGGACCGTGTACCGCCAGGTGGTGAAGACAGAGCACCGAATGCGCCTGCAGTGCTGCCGGGGCTTCTATGAGAGCAGTGGAGCCTGTGTCC CGCTTTGTGCTCGGGAGTGTGTTCATGGCCGCTGCATGGCACCCAATCGGTGCCAATGTGTACAAGACTGGCGGGGCGACGACTGCTCCAGTG cTTGTGCCCCGGGAGTTTGGGGGCCACAGTGTGACAAGCCCTGCAACTGCGGCAACAGCAGCTCCTGTGACCCCAAGAGTGGGGCATGTTCCTGTCCCTCTGGGCTGCAGCCTCCACACTGCTTTCGGCCCTGCTCCCCTGGCCGCTATGGCCCTGCCTGTCAGTTCAGCTGCCAGTGCCATGGGGCACCTTGTGACCCCCAGACCGGAGCCTGCCTCTGCCCCCCAGAGAGAACTGGGCCCAG CTGCGACGTGTCCTGTTCACAGGACAATGTTGGCTTCTCCTGCCCCAGCACCCCTCCTTGCCAAAACGGGGGTGTCTTCCAGGCCTCTCGGGGCTCCTGCAGCTGCCCACCTGGCTGGATG GGCAccatctgttccctgccctgccccgAGGGCTCCTATGGACCCAACTGCTCCCGGGAATGTCGCTGTCACAACGGAGGCCTCTGCGACCGGTTCACCGGGCAGTGTCGCTGCGCTCCGGGATACACAGGGGAACG GTGCCGTGAGGAGTGCCCCGTGGGCCGCTTCGGGCAGGACTGTGCTGAGACTTGCGACTGCGCCACGGGCGCCCGCTGCTTCCCGGCCAACGGCGCGTGTCTGTGCGAACACGGCTTCACTGGGGACCGCTGCGCCGAACGTCTCTGCCCCGACGGCCTCTACGGCCTCAGCTGCCAGATGCCCTGCACCTGCGACCCGGAACACAGTCTCAA CTGCCACCCGATGAGCGGGGAGTGCTCTTGCCTGCCGGGCTGGGCGGGCCTCCACTGCAACGAGAGCTGCCCGCAGGACACGCACGGGCCTGGCTGCCAGGAGCACTGCCTCTGCCTGCACGGCGGCGTCTGCCAGCCCGACAGCGGCCTCTGCCGGTGCGCGCCCGGCTACACG GGCCCGCATTGCGCTAGCCTCTGTCCCCCTGACACCTATGGAGTCAACTGCTCCGCACGCTGCTCCTGCGAAAATGCCATCGCCTGCTCGCCCATCGACGGCGCCTGCGTCTGCAAGGAAG GTTGGCAGCATGGTAACTGCTCTGTGCCCTGCCCGCCTGGAACCTGGGGCTTCGGTTGCAATGCCAGCTGCCAGTGTGCCCACGAGGCAGCCTGCAGCCCCCAAACTGGAGCCTGTACCTGTACCCCTGGGTGGCACGGGACCCACTGCCAGCTCCCCTGCCTG AAGGGGCATTTTGGTGAAGGCTGTGCCAGTCGCTGTGACTGTGACCATTCTGATGGCTGCGACCCTGTTCACGGACACTGCCAGTGCCAGGCTGGCTGGACAG GTACCCGCTGCCAGCTGCCCTGCCCTGAGGGCTTCTGGGGAGCCAACTGTAGCAACACCTGCACCTGCAAGAATGGGGGCACCTGCACCCCTGAGAATGGCaattgtgtgtgtgcacctggATTCCGAGGCCCCTCCTGCCAGAGAC CCTGTCAGCCCGGCCGCTACGGCAAACGCTGCGTGCCCTGCAAGTGTGCTAACCACTCCTCCTGCCACCCTTCGAATGGGACCTGCTACTGCATGGCTGGCTGGACAGGCCCTGACTGCTCCCAAC CGTGCCCTCTAGGACACTGGGGGGCCAACTGTGCCCAGCTCTGCCAGTGTCGCCATGGCGGGACCTGCCACCCCCAGCACGGGAGTTGTTTCTGCCCCCCAGGCCGGACTGGACGTCTCTGCTTGGAAG GCTGCTCTCCAGGGGTGTTCGGCGCCAATTGTTCCCAACCATGCCAGTGTGGTCCCGGAGAGAGGTGCCACCCAGAGACTGGGGCCTGTGTGTGTCCCCCAGGGCACAGTGGTGCCCCCTGCAGGATTG GAAGCCAGGAGCCATTCACGATGATGCCTACCTCTCCAGTGGCCTATAACTCACTCGGGGCAGTGATTGGCATTGCAGTGCTGGGATCCCTGGTGGTGGCCCTGGTGGCGCTGTTCATTGGCTACCGCCATTGGCAAAAAGGCAAGGAGCACCAGCACCTGGCAGTGGCCTACAGCAGCGGGCGACTGGACGGCTCTGAGTACGTCATGCCAG ATGTCCCTCCGAGCTACAGTCACTACTACTCCAACCCCAGCTACCACACCCTGTCACAGTGCTCACCTAACCCCCCGCCCCCTAACAAG gtTCCAGGCAGTCAGCTCTTTGCCAGCCTCCAGGCCCCTGAGCGGCCAGGTGGAGCCCATGGGCATGATAACCACGCCACACTGCCTGCTGACTGGAAGCATCGCCGGGAACCCCCTCCAGGGCCTCTGGACAGGG GTAGCAGCCGCCTGGACCGAAGCTACAGCTGTAGCTACAGCAACAGGAATGGCCCAGGCCCCTTCTACAGTAAag GGCCCATCTCTgaagaggggctgggggccagcgTGGCTTCCCTGAGCAGTGAGAACCCCTACGCCACCATCCGGGACCTGCCCAGCCTCCTAGGGAGCCCCCGGGAGAGCAGCTACATGGAGATGAAAGGCCCTCCCTCAGGGTCTCCCCCCAGGCAGCCGCCTCAGCTCCGGGACAGCCAGAGGCGGCGGCGACACCCCCAGCCAGAGAGAGACAGTGGCACCTATGAGCAGCCCAGCCCCCTGACCCATG aCCAAGACTCTGTGGGTTCCCAGCCCCCTCTGCCTCCGGGCCTGCCTCCTGGCCACTATGACTCACCCAAGAACAGCCACATCCCTGGACACTATGACTTGCCTCCAGTACGGCATCCCCCGTCACCCCCACTTCGACGCCAGGACCGTTGA
- the PEAR1 gene encoding platelet endothelial aggregation receptor 1 isoform X2, with amino-acid sequence MSPPLWALFLLALGLELAGTLNPKDPNTCSFWESFTTTTKESHSRPFSLLPSEPCDRPWESPHTCPRPTVVYRTVYRQVVKTEHRMRLQCCRGFYESSGACVPLCARECVHGRCMAPNRCQCVQDWRGDDCSSACAPGVWGPQCDKPCNCGNSSSCDPKSGACSCPSGLQPPHCFRPCSPGRYGPACQFSCQCHGAPCDPQTGACLCPPERTGPSCDVSCSQDNVGFSCPSTPPCQNGGVFQASRGSCSCPPGWMGTICSLPCPEGSYGPNCSRECRCHNGGLCDRFTGQCRCAPGYTGERCREECPVGRFGQDCAETCDCATGARCFPANGACLCEHGFTGDRCAERLCPDGLYGLSCQMPCTCDPEHSLNCHPMSGECSCLPGWAGLHCNESCPQDTHGPGCQEHCLCLHGGVCQPDSGLCRCAPGYTGPHCASLCPPDTYGVNCSARCSCENAIACSPIDGACVCKEGWQHGNCSVPCPPGTWGFGCNASCQCAHEAACSPQTGACTCTPGWHGTHCQLPCLKGHFGEGCASRCDCDHSDGCDPVHGHCQCQAGWTGTRCQLPCPEGFWGANCSNTCTCKNGGTCTPENGNCVCAPGFRGPSCQRPCPLGHWGANCAQLCQCRHGGTCHPQHGSCFCPPGRTGRLCLEGCSPGVFGANCSQPCQCGPGERCHPETGACVCPPGHSGAPCRIGSQEPFTMMPTSPVAYNSLGAVIGIAVLGSLVVALVALFIGYRHWQKGKEHQHLAVAYSSGRLDGSEYVMPDVPPSYSHYYSNPSYHTLSQCSPNPPPPNKVPGSQLFASLQAPERPGGAHGHDNHATLPADWKHRREPPPGPLDRGSSRLDRSYSCSYSNRNGPGPFYSKGPISEEGLGASVASLSSENPYATIRDLPSLLGSPRESSYMEMKGPPSGSPPRQPPQLRDSQRRRRHPQPERDSGTYEQPSPLTHDQDSVGSQPPLPPGLPPGHYDSPKNSHIPGHYDLPPVRHPPSPPLRRQDR; translated from the exons ATGTCACCACCTCTGTGGGCCCTCTTTCTcctggccctgggcctggagCTGGCTGGAACCCTCAACCCCAAGGACCCCAACACCTGCAGCTTCTGGGAAAG CTTCACCACCACAACCAAGGAGTCGCACTCCCGCCCCTTCAGCCTGCTCCCCTCGGAGCCCTGTGACCGGCCCTGGGAGAGCCCGCACACCTGCCCCCGGCCCAC GGTTGTCTACCGGACCGTGTACCGCCAGGTGGTGAAGACAGAGCACCGAATGCGCCTGCAGTGCTGCCGGGGCTTCTATGAGAGCAGTGGAGCCTGTGTCC CGCTTTGTGCTCGGGAGTGTGTTCATGGCCGCTGCATGGCACCCAATCGGTGCCAATGTGTACAAGACTGGCGGGGCGACGACTGCTCCAGTG cTTGTGCCCCGGGAGTTTGGGGGCCACAGTGTGACAAGCCCTGCAACTGCGGCAACAGCAGCTCCTGTGACCCCAAGAGTGGGGCATGTTCCTGTCCCTCTGGGCTGCAGCCTCCACACTGCTTTCGGCCCTGCTCCCCTGGCCGCTATGGCCCTGCCTGTCAGTTCAGCTGCCAGTGCCATGGGGCACCTTGTGACCCCCAGACCGGAGCCTGCCTCTGCCCCCCAGAGAGAACTGGGCCCAG CTGCGACGTGTCCTGTTCACAGGACAATGTTGGCTTCTCCTGCCCCAGCACCCCTCCTTGCCAAAACGGGGGTGTCTTCCAGGCCTCTCGGGGCTCCTGCAGCTGCCCACCTGGCTGGATG GGCAccatctgttccctgccctgccccgAGGGCTCCTATGGACCCAACTGCTCCCGGGAATGTCGCTGTCACAACGGAGGCCTCTGCGACCGGTTCACCGGGCAGTGTCGCTGCGCTCCGGGATACACAGGGGAACG GTGCCGTGAGGAGTGCCCCGTGGGCCGCTTCGGGCAGGACTGTGCTGAGACTTGCGACTGCGCCACGGGCGCCCGCTGCTTCCCGGCCAACGGCGCGTGTCTGTGCGAACACGGCTTCACTGGGGACCGCTGCGCCGAACGTCTCTGCCCCGACGGCCTCTACGGCCTCAGCTGCCAGATGCCCTGCACCTGCGACCCGGAACACAGTCTCAA CTGCCACCCGATGAGCGGGGAGTGCTCTTGCCTGCCGGGCTGGGCGGGCCTCCACTGCAACGAGAGCTGCCCGCAGGACACGCACGGGCCTGGCTGCCAGGAGCACTGCCTCTGCCTGCACGGCGGCGTCTGCCAGCCCGACAGCGGCCTCTGCCGGTGCGCGCCCGGCTACACG GGCCCGCATTGCGCTAGCCTCTGTCCCCCTGACACCTATGGAGTCAACTGCTCCGCACGCTGCTCCTGCGAAAATGCCATCGCCTGCTCGCCCATCGACGGCGCCTGCGTCTGCAAGGAAG GTTGGCAGCATGGTAACTGCTCTGTGCCCTGCCCGCCTGGAACCTGGGGCTTCGGTTGCAATGCCAGCTGCCAGTGTGCCCACGAGGCAGCCTGCAGCCCCCAAACTGGAGCCTGTACCTGTACCCCTGGGTGGCACGGGACCCACTGCCAGCTCCCCTGCCTG AAGGGGCATTTTGGTGAAGGCTGTGCCAGTCGCTGTGACTGTGACCATTCTGATGGCTGCGACCCTGTTCACGGACACTGCCAGTGCCAGGCTGGCTGGACAG GTACCCGCTGCCAGCTGCCCTGCCCTGAGGGCTTCTGGGGAGCCAACTGTAGCAACACCTGCACCTGCAAGAATGGGGGCACCTGCACCCCTGAGAATGGCaattgtgtgtgtgcacctggATTCCGAGGCCCCTCCTGCCAGAGAC CGTGCCCTCTAGGACACTGGGGGGCCAACTGTGCCCAGCTCTGCCAGTGTCGCCATGGCGGGACCTGCCACCCCCAGCACGGGAGTTGTTTCTGCCCCCCAGGCCGGACTGGACGTCTCTGCTTGGAAG GCTGCTCTCCAGGGGTGTTCGGCGCCAATTGTTCCCAACCATGCCAGTGTGGTCCCGGAGAGAGGTGCCACCCAGAGACTGGGGCCTGTGTGTGTCCCCCAGGGCACAGTGGTGCCCCCTGCAGGATTG GAAGCCAGGAGCCATTCACGATGATGCCTACCTCTCCAGTGGCCTATAACTCACTCGGGGCAGTGATTGGCATTGCAGTGCTGGGATCCCTGGTGGTGGCCCTGGTGGCGCTGTTCATTGGCTACCGCCATTGGCAAAAAGGCAAGGAGCACCAGCACCTGGCAGTGGCCTACAGCAGCGGGCGACTGGACGGCTCTGAGTACGTCATGCCAG ATGTCCCTCCGAGCTACAGTCACTACTACTCCAACCCCAGCTACCACACCCTGTCACAGTGCTCACCTAACCCCCCGCCCCCTAACAAG gtTCCAGGCAGTCAGCTCTTTGCCAGCCTCCAGGCCCCTGAGCGGCCAGGTGGAGCCCATGGGCATGATAACCACGCCACACTGCCTGCTGACTGGAAGCATCGCCGGGAACCCCCTCCAGGGCCTCTGGACAGGG GTAGCAGCCGCCTGGACCGAAGCTACAGCTGTAGCTACAGCAACAGGAATGGCCCAGGCCCCTTCTACAGTAAag GGCCCATCTCTgaagaggggctgggggccagcgTGGCTTCCCTGAGCAGTGAGAACCCCTACGCCACCATCCGGGACCTGCCCAGCCTCCTAGGGAGCCCCCGGGAGAGCAGCTACATGGAGATGAAAGGCCCTCCCTCAGGGTCTCCCCCCAGGCAGCCGCCTCAGCTCCGGGACAGCCAGAGGCGGCGGCGACACCCCCAGCCAGAGAGAGACAGTGGCACCTATGAGCAGCCCAGCCCCCTGACCCATG aCCAAGACTCTGTGGGTTCCCAGCCCCCTCTGCCTCCGGGCCTGCCTCCTGGCCACTATGACTCACCCAAGAACAGCCACATCCCTGGACACTATGACTTGCCTCCAGTACGGCATCCCCCGTCACCCCCACTTCGACGCCAGGACCGTTGA